The Apium graveolens cultivar Ventura chromosome 6, ASM990537v1, whole genome shotgun sequence genome contains a region encoding:
- the LOC141666251 gene encoding uncharacterized protein LOC141666251 — protein sequence MTAFMQAHGVWEAIDRKDPKAAVEDKMDNGALALIYQGIPEDLLSFLYEVEQPGDEYPCIGRDGGGNVRSQEAVKSCTCKNLCKFTSAIEQFGDLEAMSVEEIVGSLKVHEERLKGQDDSNLNQQLLLIEEEWAKREGNEKKLLLTRDEWPKRTNKNGGNENHSRESRGVRDRSRVRYFNCLNLGHYAAEC from the exons ATGACAGCGTTTATGCAAGCACACGGAGTATGGGAAGCCATTGACCGGAAGGACCCCAAGGCTGCTGTTGAAGATAAGATGGACAATGGAGCTTTAGCTTTAATCTATCAGGGTATACCGGAAGACCTCCT ATCATTTCTGTATGAGGTTGAGCAGCCTGGTGACGAATATCCGTGCATTGGGCGAGACGGTGGAGGAAATGTACGTAGTCAAGAAGCTGTTAAGAGCTGTACCTGCAAAAATCTTTGCAAATTTACTTCGGCAATAGAACAGTTTGGTGATCTGGAAGCCATGTCGGTTGAAGAGATCGTGGGGTCCCTCAAAGTACATGAAGAACGACTCAAGGGACAAGATGACAGTAATCTTAACCAACAACTCCTGTTAATCGAGGAAGAATGGGCTAAACGGGAAGGAAATGAAAAGAAATTACTGCTCACTAGAGATGAATGGCCGAAGAGAACGAATAAGAATGGAGGTAATGAGAATCACAGCAGAGAAAGTCGAGGTGTCCGCGATAGAAGCAGAGTTCGTTACTTCAACTGCCTTAATCTCGGTCATTATGCTGCAGAATGCTGA